Genomic DNA from Gemmatimonadaceae bacterium:
TCACATAGTGCGCTGAGAATATCGGGCAGGCGTTGTCGCGCGAACGATGCGGTTACCCGCCGGTCTGCGATTGACCGATCCGCGATTTCGATATCAACGTCATACCAGCGCGCGAGTTGTCGCGCGGCATCGCTGAGCGACACGCGCTCGAGCACGAGCCGACCTTCAATCCACGCAGTGTGTGCGCTCAGGTCGCCGGAGCGTGTAATGGTGAACGAATCGGACACAACGCGCGCAACATCGCCACCACGGAGGATTGCCTGTCGTGGCGGAACGCGCTTCGCGCCCGATCGCGGCGTTGCCGCCTCGAACGACACGCGCCCTTCGATTACTGCGATCTGCACAGATTCATCGTTGTCGTAGGCGCGGACAGAGAACGACGTGCCAAGCACTTCGGTAACCGTTCTGCCTGCCACGATGCGGAATGGTCGCTCGGCGCGGTGCATAACACGAAAGTATGCTTCCCCGCTCAGTTCCACCTCGCGAGGTCCGCTCGCGGTCACAAGGGTCGATGAATACTGGAGGCGGCTTGCCGGCCCAAGGATCACCCGGGTGCCGTCACCAAGCGTGACGCTCGAGCGTTGGCCGGCCAGAGTAACGAGTGTCCGGTCAGGCGCCGCAAACGAGTCGCGTATCGATCGTTGAAGCTGCGGCGCCACGGCAAAGATCAGCGCCGCTGCTGCCGCCAATCCGATGGACGAAAGCGCCAGTCGTCGGGTGTGCCCCGTGGCAGATTTCGTCCGATTCTTTTGACGGCCATCCCAGGGAAAACGCAGGCCGCGGCCAACACCGGCAACGGGCTGGCTATCCGGACGATGTTTCACCCGCGTCAGCGCTGCTTCAACATCCCACGCCGCGGGGTCGGGGGCGTCGGATGCGCTGCCTGACCGCTTCAGCGCAGCAAGGCCGGCCGTGGCGTCGGGCTCGGATTTCATCCAGCGGCTGACCTGGGCCACGTCCTCCGCCGAGGCCTCCTCAACCAGGTAAGCATCAAGTTTATTCCAGCGAACCCGGCTATCCATCCCGACCTCCCTCTGTGTGGTTCAATACCACGGATTCGTCATGTGCCGTCGCTGCGTTCACCTGAACGGCTTCTGCGCTTTCAGCAGCGAGCGGCACAACTCTCATTCGACGGCGCGCAACCACGAGAGTTCTCCTCGAAGTTTGTTCCATGCGCGCCCCAGCAGGTGCTCCACTCCCTTCACCGAAATCCCCATTGTTTGAGCGATCTCTGCATAACTCATCTGCTGTTGATACCGCAGTGTGACTGCAAGCCGGCCGCGTTCAGGAAGTGTAGCGACCGCGTCGCGCACCGCGTTTTCGGTCTCAAAGGCATCCAGCAGTGTGTCTGTTGCGGGCGGATCATCGATTTCAAGCGCTGCTTCGGCGGCCAGGATCGCAGCCCCCCGGTTCTCGAGGATCCCGCGATTTACACCGCGAAGTGCACGGTTTCGAACGGCGCCGAACAGGTATGCGCGGACGCTCCCGTCGACCTGCCAGGTGTCACGACGCTGCCACAGCGACGCAAACACATCCTGCACGATTTCCTCCGCGAGCTCAGTGGAGTGTACGTAGCCGTACGCAAACGTGCAGAGATTCCCGTAGTTCGAGCGGAACAGCGTGTCGAACGTTGCCTCGTCGGCCGACCCGGCCTGGAGATCCTGCTTTCGCGGGATCTCCAGCATGGCGGGTGGGAGAGCCGCAGGCTCGCTCACATCGTCATCTGGACTCGTTGACCGCAATTCCGCAGAAAGTACCGCGAACCTCGTCCCGGCTGGTTGTGATCGAAGTGAGCACCGTAAGATCGAGTGCGCATTCGCCGCTGCGGCCGGCATTCCGCCACGCTACTGTCCCGCGCATCGACAACTCTACCGGCTCCTGCGGAACGCCGCCAACAAAGCGGAGGGAGGACTTCAGCTGGATGTTCGGCGCGCCGGAAATGTCGAACGTGCCCGTTGCCCCGGTGTCGATCCTGCAATTGCGGTGCGTAATCAGCGCAGAGATTTCGAGGGAATTGAGCCCCACGTCGTCAAGCAATCCCGTGGCGGTACCAGAGAGTGACACGCTACCGCTTTGCGAATCGCAGATTTCCGTGGCAGTCAGTGGAATCGCGAACGGTTGGGGTACGGCGCCGGAGCTGGTAGAAGCGACCCGGGTCATCCGTTGCACCTGTTCACTTGTGACAGGCAGTGAGCCTGCCGCGCCGAGGATCTCGAGCGTTTGCTCTTCGATCGCCTGAAGAAGGGCGATGGACTCGGCGCGTGTCAATGTATCGACGACGGGAGCGACGGGTTCACTTCCACAGGCGGTTAGAGCGACCGCGGCGAGCACCGATAGTACAGCAATGTTCTTCTTCACTGGAATACTCC
This window encodes:
- a CDS encoding FecR domain-containing protein, translated to MDSRVRWNKLDAYLVEEASAEDVAQVSRWMKSEPDATAGLAALKRSGSASDAPDPAAWDVEAALTRVKHRPDSQPVAGVGRGLRFPWDGRQKNRTKSATGHTRRLALSSIGLAAAAALIFAVAPQLQRSIRDSFAAPDRTLVTLAGQRSSVTLGDGTRVILGPASRLQYSSTLVTASGPREVELSGEAYFRVMHRAERPFRIVAGRTVTEVLGTSFSVRAYDNDESVQIAVIEGRVSFEAATPRSGAKRVPPRQAILRGGDVARVVSDSFTITRSGDLSAHTAWIEGRLVLERVSLSDAARQLARWYDVDIEIADRSIADRRVTASFARQRLPDILSALCEAVGARFEQRGRLVIISPAVSR
- a CDS encoding RNA polymerase sigma-70 factor, coding for MSEPAALPPAMLEIPRKQDLQAGSADEATFDTLFRSNYGNLCTFAYGYVHSTELAEEIVQDVFASLWQRRDTWQVDGSVRAYLFGAVRNRALRGVNRGILENRGAAILAAEAALEIDDPPATDTLLDAFETENAVRDAVATLPERGRLAVTLRYQQQMSYAEIAQTMGISVKGVEHLLGRAWNKLRGELSWLRAVE